In Desulfosediminicola ganghwensis, a single window of DNA contains:
- a CDS encoding tetratricopeptide repeat protein encodes MIKTIRNILFVSALSPLLIQCASQDEVRRLQYQLHTVNKKFEDMRTNTVDDMQKRQAAYSNQIDQLEMEILGLKSQLEETSHLNRSLKEQNKELQSNISDVAREDALHREQMIQRINEEQKAKEALIAQLNDKLQIQQENLKAIQDARVRDAERRAREAKMKADAAKARATAASRTDSRGIQKISAGLNKHVVGDQRPAAPKPSVKPATPTAKPSTPATQPATQTAATTSSPLGAAQALFDQEKYQEAYSAYNRITGANPASEEGITAAYMMGECLFAQKEYDRAILQYQKIISQSGSHPKAASATLKQAMAFELLADNETARLIYAKIVKHYSNSPEAKIARDKLK; translated from the coding sequence ATGATAAAAACTATTCGCAACATACTCTTTGTAAGTGCACTTTCTCCTTTACTGATACAGTGCGCCTCTCAGGATGAGGTTAGAAGACTTCAATACCAGCTGCACACGGTTAACAAAAAGTTTGAAGACATGAGGACGAATACTGTCGATGACATGCAAAAACGTCAGGCAGCGTATTCCAACCAGATCGATCAACTTGAGATGGAAATCCTTGGCCTAAAGAGCCAACTTGAGGAAACAAGTCACCTTAACCGAAGTCTCAAAGAGCAGAACAAAGAACTGCAAAGCAATATCAGTGATGTCGCCAGAGAAGATGCTCTCCATCGTGAGCAGATGATACAGCGCATTAATGAAGAGCAAAAAGCTAAAGAAGCTCTTATTGCCCAGCTCAATGATAAGCTGCAAATTCAGCAGGAAAACCTCAAAGCTATCCAGGATGCACGAGTCCGTGATGCAGAGCGGCGTGCCCGGGAAGCAAAAATGAAAGCTGATGCTGCCAAGGCCAGGGCAACTGCCGCCAGTAGAACTGATTCCAGAGGAATTCAAAAAATTTCTGCAGGACTGAACAAGCATGTCGTTGGTGATCAAAGACCTGCCGCGCCGAAACCTAGTGTCAAACCAGCAACACCCACGGCCAAACCTTCGACTCCGGCCACTCAGCCTGCAACCCAGACCGCCGCTACTACCAGTTCACCACTCGGTGCTGCACAGGCACTTTTTGACCAGGAGAAATATCAGGAAGCGTATAGCGCCTATAACAGAATAACCGGAGCCAATCCGGCGAGTGAAGAAGGCATTACTGCAGCCTATATGATGGGTGAATGTCTTTTTGCCCAGAAAGAATACGATCGCGCTATTTTGCAGTACCAGAAGATTATTTCCCAGAGCGGTAGTCATCCGAAAGCTGCATCCGCAACTCTTAAGCAGGCCATGGCTTTTGAACTGCTGGCAGACAATGAAACGGCACGACTTATCTATGCCAAAATTGTCAAACACTACAGCAATTCACCGGAAGCGAAAATCGCCAGAGATAAACTCAAGTAA
- the tolB gene encoding Tol-Pal system beta propeller repeat protein TolB, giving the protein MVKRTSINRLFTLLMLFVCAALLTPVPASAERVYLDISASEARKIQFAVPWFTNKDRPTQPQNYGRDVADVLAKALKFHGIISILPTQEYSGSQQADWRSLGVDYVVLGQYVNDAKGVTFEMRLLDVAGNEVIMGKSFSGTTQQQDKMLFSFCDYVIKELTGSPGIATTQIAFVTQLQNAKEVYLTDILGRTIRQVTRHRNLIVSPRFTPDGKALSYTSYHSGNPNLYLTELNQNKVTRALSRRKGMNFAPAWSPDGKRMILTLSVNGNPDLFLLDNKGNIIEQLTNRSGINVSPTWSPDGQHIAFVSDRSGRPQLYLMDLRTRRTQRITFQGAENVEPSWSPTEDLIVYSSLRDGVYQLYTIAPDPSATATAVTTDLSHHETPSWSPDGNQVIFSKRDGKNHQIYAIMKNGSFQRRLFSFPGSHTYPQWSKY; this is encoded by the coding sequence ATGGTAAAAAGAACATCTATAAACAGGCTATTCACCCTTCTGATGTTATTTGTCTGCGCTGCATTGCTGACACCAGTTCCAGCATCTGCCGAGAGGGTTTACCTCGATATCAGCGCATCAGAAGCCAGAAAAATTCAGTTTGCAGTGCCCTGGTTCACCAATAAGGATAGGCCCACCCAGCCCCAGAATTATGGTCGTGACGTTGCCGATGTCTTGGCCAAGGCACTCAAGTTTCATGGTATTATTTCCATTCTGCCGACCCAGGAGTACAGCGGATCTCAGCAGGCCGACTGGCGTTCACTCGGTGTCGATTATGTTGTACTCGGCCAATACGTCAATGATGCCAAGGGCGTAACCTTTGAAATGCGATTGCTCGATGTTGCCGGCAATGAAGTGATCATGGGTAAATCATTTTCAGGCACCACCCAGCAGCAGGATAAAATGCTCTTTTCCTTCTGTGATTATGTAATCAAGGAACTGACCGGCTCTCCCGGTATCGCGACAACCCAGATCGCTTTCGTGACCCAGTTGCAAAATGCCAAGGAAGTCTATCTGACCGATATTCTCGGAAGAACCATTCGCCAGGTAACCCGGCATAGAAACCTTATTGTTTCTCCTCGTTTCACACCCGACGGCAAAGCTCTCAGTTACACCTCATATCATTCCGGCAACCCGAACCTCTATCTTACTGAGTTAAACCAGAACAAGGTCACCAGGGCCCTTTCCCGCAGGAAAGGCATGAACTTTGCGCCAGCCTGGTCGCCAGACGGCAAACGAATGATCTTAACCCTGTCCGTCAACGGCAACCCGGACCTGTTTCTGCTTGACAATAAAGGGAATATAATTGAGCAACTCACCAATCGATCGGGAATAAACGTATCACCAACCTGGTCACCTGACGGCCAACACATCGCCTTCGTCTCAGACAGGAGCGGCAGGCCGCAACTGTATCTGATGGACCTCAGAACCCGTCGTACCCAGCGCATTACCTTTCAAGGGGCTGAAAACGTTGAACCTTCCTGGTCGCCGACTGAAGATCTGATTGTCTATTCAAGTCTGCGTGATGGTGTATATCAACTCTACACAATTGCACCGGACCCGTCCGCAACCGCCACCGCAGTGACCACCGATCTCAGCCATCATGAGACACCTAGCTGGTCACCTGATGGAAATCAGGTAATCTTTTCAAAAAGAGACGGGAAAAACCACCAGATATACGCTATTATGAAAAACGGTTCGTTCCAGAGACGACTTTTCTCGTTTCCAGGGAGTCACACCTACCCACAGTGGTCGAAATATTAA
- a CDS encoding energy transducer TonB, whose product MAVFYLPNMFDSKPRFEDIYTVNLVNLADIPDVQSPRERVPEPEPSAQPKADESVSEKAVSIAEKPVEPVVAPPEPPKAISIKPSKRKVKKKIVEDKPQPRETELDRKRRERLAEMIRAEQEAAEQAQLLAEEAALEKKLAEDAQRRLQEAEAQRARMNNQQQQSAQSSNAMRDSSNLSALEKQYFVAITSRLHSYWSVPEYMSEELSATVVVTVNSDGTIMHSFFEVRSGDRIFDNFVTKTLQDVGKLPPIPPALNKQRMEIGLRFSPTGIR is encoded by the coding sequence GTGGCCGTTTTCTACCTCCCCAATATGTTTGATTCAAAGCCTCGCTTTGAAGACATATACACCGTTAATCTGGTCAATCTGGCCGATATCCCTGACGTTCAGTCTCCCCGGGAACGTGTGCCGGAACCTGAGCCGTCTGCCCAGCCCAAAGCAGATGAAAGTGTTTCTGAAAAAGCCGTCTCCATAGCCGAAAAACCGGTTGAGCCGGTTGTTGCCCCACCTGAGCCACCAAAAGCGATTTCTATCAAGCCTTCAAAAAGAAAGGTCAAAAAGAAGATCGTCGAGGACAAACCTCAACCCCGGGAAACAGAGCTCGATCGCAAGAGACGTGAGCGACTTGCGGAAATGATTCGCGCTGAGCAGGAAGCGGCAGAACAGGCACAGCTTCTGGCTGAAGAGGCCGCTCTTGAGAAAAAGCTGGCAGAAGATGCCCAGAGACGACTTCAGGAAGCTGAAGCGCAAAGGGCCAGGATGAACAACCAACAGCAGCAGAGCGCTCAAAGCAGCAATGCCATGAGAGACTCCAGCAACCTCTCTGCTCTTGAAAAACAATATTTTGTTGCCATAACCAGCAGGCTTCACTCATACTGGAGCGTGCCGGAATATATGTCTGAAGAGCTCAGTGCCACAGTAGTCGTCACCGTAAACAGCGACGGCACTATAATGCACTCATTTTTCGAGGTCAGATCCGGCGACCGGATATTTGATAATTTTGTAACCAAGACACTTCAGGACGTCGGGAAACTTCCTCCTATCCCTCCTGCCTTGAATAAGCAACGCATGGAGATAGGCCTGAGATTCAGCCCGACTGGCATCCGCTAA
- the tolR gene encoding protein TolR, which yields MGPLRSNGKKRLVSEINVTPLVDVMLVLLIIFMVTAPMMTQGLDVDLPETTAKSLRQEENPVTIGINKDNEYSLNGTNFPHALLIQELRKLPEEMREQPIYLSADQTVPYGVVVKLMADIKAAGFDKLGMITKPVESTN from the coding sequence ATGGGCCCATTACGCAGTAACGGCAAAAAACGACTCGTTTCCGAAATCAACGTCACACCACTGGTGGATGTCATGCTGGTTCTGCTGATCATTTTTATGGTCACAGCTCCCATGATGACACAAGGACTCGACGTTGATTTGCCCGAGACAACCGCTAAATCGCTTCGACAGGAAGAAAACCCTGTAACCATAGGTATTAATAAAGATAACGAGTACAGCCTGAACGGCACAAACTTCCCCCATGCGCTCCTTATTCAGGAACTCAGGAAACTGCCTGAAGAAATGCGTGAGCAGCCGATCTATCTTAGTGCTGACCAGACCGTACCCTATGGGGTGGTTGTCAAACTCATGGCTGACATCAAGGCTGCCGGTTTCGACAAACTCGGCATGATCACAAAACCAGTAGAATCGACAAACTGA
- the tolQ gene encoding protein TolQ, translating to MQLSITDMILHAGPIGQLVMLTLLLFSIGSWAIVFMKLKLFRRVRFDSEDFLETFWSSSNLSEAHKSAGNFQYSPEAAVFTAGYNELQKINKIRNHKEGQENNDSLDMQLATMDNLKRAMRKAHYQHLNRLGASLPFLATTGSATPFIGLFGTVWGIMVSFHDIGARGSASLTVVAPGISEALVATAAGLAAAIPAVIAYNHFSNKLDGVDSDVEHFTTDFLNLVERDLISRVRN from the coding sequence GTGCAGCTGTCTATCACCGATATGATTTTGCATGCAGGACCAATTGGTCAGCTCGTTATGCTGACTCTCCTGCTCTTTTCCATTGGCTCATGGGCCATAGTCTTCATGAAGCTGAAATTGTTTCGTCGCGTACGATTTGACAGTGAGGACTTTCTTGAGACCTTCTGGTCATCGAGCAACCTGAGCGAAGCACATAAATCAGCAGGGAACTTCCAATACAGCCCGGAAGCAGCAGTGTTCACCGCCGGATACAATGAGTTGCAAAAGATTAATAAAATTCGCAACCATAAAGAAGGGCAGGAGAACAATGATTCGCTGGATATGCAACTGGCAACAATGGATAATCTCAAACGCGCAATGAGAAAAGCACACTACCAGCACCTCAACCGCCTGGGGGCTTCTCTGCCATTTCTGGCGACTACCGGTAGTGCCACTCCCTTTATAGGTCTGTTCGGCACCGTATGGGGTATCATGGTCTCTTTTCATGATATTGGTGCTCGTGGTTCCGCTTCTCTTACAGTTGTTGCGCCAGGTATTTCTGAGGCACTGGTAGCCACTGCAGCGGGTCTCGCAGCCGCGATCCCGGCCGTTATCGCCTATAACCACTTTTCAAACAAACTTGATGGCGTAGACAGTGATGTAGAGCACTTCACCACTGACTTTCTCAATTTGGTTGAACGCGATCTGATCAGCCGTGTACGAAACTAA
- a CDS encoding 3-hydroxyacyl-ACP dehydratase FabZ family protein: MAASQEILDRIPHRPPFLWVDSIVERNQDSIVTSTTIPENLDVFTGHYPGNPIMPGVLLCEAIFQSGALLMTYMLESGELKAEGDVPVLTRIEGAKFKRLVGPGDVIEITVKHKETLSSVSFMKGSLRVNGKVAVQVDFSCALTTRQEI; this comes from the coding sequence ATGGCCGCATCCCAGGAGATACTCGACCGGATACCCCATCGTCCACCTTTTCTCTGGGTCGACTCCATTGTGGAACGTAACCAGGACAGCATCGTCACCAGTACCACAATCCCGGAAAACCTGGATGTATTCACCGGTCACTACCCGGGCAACCCGATTATGCCCGGAGTTCTGCTGTGTGAAGCTATTTTTCAGTCCGGAGCCCTGCTTATGACCTATATGCTTGAATCCGGAGAGTTGAAAGCAGAAGGCGATGTCCCCGTCCTTACACGAATTGAAGGAGCGAAATTCAAGCGGCTTGTTGGTCCCGGTGATGTAATTGAGATCACGGTCAAACACAAGGAGACCCTCTCCTCTGTGAGTTTTATGAAAGGATCTTTGAGAGTTAACGGAAAAGTTGCTGTCCAGGTCGATTTTTCCTGCGCTCTTACCACTCGCCAGGAAATCTAA
- a CDS encoding SDR family oxidoreductase, with the protein MQDFSDQNVIVTGATRGIGKAITEAFLVRGGNVFGIYGGNTQAADAFARECEQLKGTLELFQCDISSPEQVDGFYSQIESRISSLDVLINNAGIRRDAVMAMMKTEDWSKVIDINLNGTYLMSKPAVLLMMRNKFGRIINITSPVSHLGFAGQTNYAASKAGQIGLTRSLAKETAKKKITVNCVSPGFIATDFIDDLPTEQLAEYKKMVPMKRFGTPEEVADAVLFLASKKASYITGSVLEINGGL; encoded by the coding sequence ATGCAGGATTTTTCAGATCAGAACGTCATCGTTACCGGAGCGACCCGGGGCATCGGCAAAGCTATCACCGAGGCATTCCTGGTGCGAGGTGGGAACGTTTTCGGTATTTATGGCGGTAACACCCAGGCTGCAGATGCATTTGCCAGGGAATGCGAACAGCTGAAAGGTACTCTCGAGCTCTTCCAGTGCGACATCTCCAGCCCGGAGCAGGTAGATGGATTCTACTCCCAGATCGAAAGTCGTATTTCCTCACTGGATGTGCTGATCAACAACGCCGGTATCCGCCGTGACGCTGTGATGGCAATGATGAAGACTGAAGACTGGAGCAAGGTTATCGATATCAACCTGAACGGTACCTATCTGATGTCCAAGCCCGCCGTCTTGCTGATGATGCGTAACAAGTTCGGCAGAATCATAAATATCACTTCGCCGGTATCGCATCTTGGTTTTGCCGGCCAAACAAACTATGCAGCTTCAAAAGCAGGCCAGATCGGCCTGACCCGTTCACTCGCCAAAGAAACCGCGAAAAAGAAAATCACCGTAAATTGCGTTTCTCCGGGCTTCATCGCCACTGACTTCATTGATGACCTCCCCACCGAACAGCTCGCGGAATATAAAAAGATGGTGCCCATGAAGCGGTTTGGAACTCCAGAAGAAGTTGCAGACGCTGTACTCTTTCTCGCTTCTAAAAAAGCCTCGTACATAACCGGTTCAGTCCTCGAAATTAACGGAGGACTCTAA
- a CDS encoding phytoene desaturase family protein — translation MPVSFKESKDHYDVIVIGSGLGGLTTANRLAYCGHSVLLLEHHHRLGGLATWFKRKGHIFDISLHGFPYGMIKTCKKYWNKEIMKSIVQLKNIVFDNPQFNLRTTFDKDDFTSLLNNHFKIPLSTVNNFFSTVAGMNFYDDQSMTTRELFEQFFPGRTDVHRLLMEPITYANGSTLDDPAITYGIVFSNFMNRGVFTFEGGTDKLIQMMSDELEKNGVTICTNTKVDNIIVENGKVRGISAKGRTITAGAVVSNSGITNTIHNLTDRSCFTDEFLQKADAIRVNNSSCQVYMGIREDERIKDVGDLLFTSTAPEFDSSELLDVNTRSKTFSLYYPKTRPGHDRYTIVASMNGRYEDWKNMSDEQYEQEKELMINRAVDDLERYLPGIGGKIDWLEAATPLTFNKYTLHTQGTSFGTKFEGLDISRSIFKEVSGLFHVGSVGIIMSGWLGAINYGVIVSNDVDAYVRSL, via the coding sequence ATGCCTGTATCGTTTAAAGAATCCAAAGACCATTATGATGTCATCGTCATTGGCTCCGGCCTTGGCGGTCTTACTACCGCCAATCGGCTTGCCTATTGCGGTCACTCTGTTCTTCTGCTGGAGCATCATCATCGCCTCGGCGGTCTGGCCACCTGGTTTAAGCGCAAAGGCCACATCTTTGACATCTCCCTCCACGGTTTTCCTTACGGAATGATTAAGACCTGTAAAAAATACTGGAACAAGGAGATAATGAAGTCCATTGTGCAACTGAAAAATATCGTTTTTGATAACCCTCAGTTCAACCTTCGCACAACTTTCGACAAGGATGATTTCACCTCCCTTTTAAATAACCATTTCAAAATCCCTCTCTCTACGGTGAACAACTTCTTTTCAACCGTGGCCGGGATGAACTTCTATGATGATCAGTCCATGACCACCAGAGAGCTCTTTGAGCAGTTCTTTCCTGGTCGTACAGATGTTCATCGTCTACTCATGGAGCCGATCACCTACGCCAACGGTTCAACCCTGGACGATCCTGCAATCACTTATGGTATCGTTTTCTCTAACTTCATGAACCGTGGTGTTTTCACTTTTGAAGGCGGGACAGACAAACTCATCCAGATGATGTCTGACGAGCTGGAAAAAAATGGTGTCACCATCTGCACAAACACCAAAGTCGACAATATCATAGTTGAAAATGGCAAAGTTCGGGGTATCTCCGCGAAAGGCAGGACTATCACCGCAGGTGCAGTCGTCTCCAACAGCGGTATAACCAATACCATCCACAACCTCACTGACCGCTCGTGCTTTACCGATGAATTCCTGCAGAAAGCAGATGCAATTCGAGTAAACAACTCAAGCTGCCAAGTATATATGGGGATACGTGAGGACGAAAGGATCAAAGACGTCGGTGATCTGCTCTTTACCTCAACAGCACCGGAGTTTGACTCAAGTGAGCTGCTCGACGTCAATACCCGCTCAAAAACATTTTCCCTGTATTACCCAAAGACCAGACCTGGCCATGACCGCTACACCATCGTCGCCTCCATGAATGGCCGCTACGAAGACTGGAAAAATATGTCTGATGAGCAATACGAACAGGAAAAAGAGCTCATGATCAACAGGGCGGTCGACGATCTCGAGCGCTACCTGCCTGGAATCGGCGGCAAAATCGACTGGCTTGAAGCGGCCACCCCGCTTACATTCAACAAGTATACCTTGCATACCCAGGGCACATCCTTCGGAACTAAATTTGAGGGTCTTGATATCTCGCGATCCATATTCAAAGAAGTTTCCGGACTCTTCCATGTCGGCTCGGTGGGCATCATTATGTCTGGATGGCTTGGTGCAATCAACTACGGTGTCATCGTTTCCAACGACGTCGATGCCTATGTAAGAAGCCTCTAA
- a CDS encoding phytoene desaturase family protein, whose amino-acid sequence MKASCIVIGGGLSGLAAAIRLARFIPDVLLLEQHTRLGGLNSYYYRNKTLFETGLHAITNYAEKGDKRAPLNRLLRQLKLGRGTFDFQQQKCSEVVFKNQASLRFSNDFEILKSEIAATFPKSIDGFASLITFLDEFDPFQPAPFQSAKVFLNERIHDPLLVDMLLCPLMYYGSSVENDMDLSQFAIMFQAIFREGFFRPGGTIKDFLSILTDHLASLGGTVRKGARVKRLIHSGNKVSGVELASGETLECSHILSTIGSSETMEILGKHDRDEQACRLGFVESIFQMPATSIETLPQDKTVIFFSDKADFRYQQPKAHVDFSSGVICMPYNFHNVETGNHIEVRSTHLASWQKWSQARQNMQRYEELKRDLRAQSLAVIEQYVGSFADDIIYEDTFTPITIERYTSKKHGAIYGCPTKIKDGDIGFENLFLAGTDQGFLGIVGSMLSGVSIVNQHILPKY is encoded by the coding sequence GTGAAAGCTTCCTGTATTGTTATCGGCGGCGGCCTCTCAGGGCTTGCCGCCGCTATTCGTTTAGCCCGTTTTATCCCCGATGTACTCCTGCTCGAGCAACATACCCGTCTCGGTGGATTGAATTCCTATTACTATCGCAACAAAACCCTCTTTGAGACTGGTTTGCACGCCATCACCAACTATGCAGAAAAAGGTGATAAAAGAGCCCCACTCAACAGGCTTTTGCGACAGCTTAAACTCGGTCGGGGCACCTTCGATTTCCAACAACAGAAATGCAGTGAAGTCGTCTTCAAAAACCAGGCATCATTACGGTTTTCCAACGACTTTGAGATACTGAAAAGTGAGATAGCTGCAACGTTTCCGAAATCTATTGACGGCTTTGCCTCCCTCATCACTTTTTTAGATGAGTTCGATCCTTTTCAGCCTGCTCCATTTCAGTCTGCAAAAGTCTTTCTCAATGAGCGTATCCATGATCCACTGTTGGTAGACATGCTGCTCTGCCCATTGATGTATTATGGATCGAGTGTCGAGAATGACATGGATCTCTCCCAGTTTGCCATTATGTTCCAGGCAATTTTCCGGGAAGGTTTTTTCCGTCCCGGGGGAACTATTAAAGATTTCCTCTCCATTCTCACAGACCACCTTGCTTCACTGGGCGGTACTGTCAGAAAGGGTGCCAGGGTAAAGCGACTAATTCACTCGGGCAACAAAGTTTCCGGAGTCGAACTTGCTTCAGGAGAAACCCTTGAGTGCAGCCATATCCTGTCTACCATAGGTAGCTCTGAAACAATGGAGATTCTCGGTAAACACGACCGTGATGAACAGGCCTGTCGTCTCGGCTTCGTTGAGTCGATCTTCCAGATGCCTGCAACCTCCATTGAGACCCTGCCCCAGGATAAAACCGTAATTTTCTTTTCCGACAAAGCGGACTTTCGCTACCAACAACCGAAAGCCCATGTCGATTTTAGTAGCGGTGTTATCTGTATGCCCTATAATTTTCACAATGTGGAGACAGGGAATCATATTGAAGTGCGGTCAACCCACCTCGCTTCATGGCAGAAATGGTCACAGGCAAGGCAGAATATGCAACGCTATGAGGAGCTGAAACGCGATCTGCGGGCGCAATCCCTTGCGGTAATCGAACAGTATGTAGGCAGCTTCGCTGATGACATTATCTACGAAGATACCTTCACACCGATCACCATAGAACGCTACACCTCGAAAAAACATGGCGCCATTTACGGCTGTCCCACCAAAATCAAGGATGGAGATATCGGTTTTGAGAACCTTTTTCTGGCAGGTACTGACCAGGGTTTTCTCGGCATTGTTGGTTCAATGCTCAGCGGTGTCTCCATCGTAAATCAGCACATACTCCCCAAATACTAA
- a CDS encoding acyl carrier protein, which yields MTSDEIKDLILEIIEDIDDEADFDSLNPDEPLRDQLDLDSMDFLDIVMELRKRHQLQIPEEDYPQLATLNSCVKYLEPLLKDA from the coding sequence ATGACCAGTGACGAAATTAAAGATCTTATCCTGGAAATCATAGAAGATATTGATGATGAAGCTGACTTTGACAGTCTGAACCCTGACGAGCCGCTTCGTGATCAGCTTGATCTCGATTCAATGGATTTCCTCGACATCGTCATGGAACTCAGAAAGCGTCACCAGCTGCAGATCCCTGAGGAAGACTACCCACAGCTTGCTACCCTCAACAGCTGTGTAAAATACCTGGAACCTCTTCTTAAAGACGCCTAA
- a CDS encoding beta-ketoacyl-[acyl-carrier-protein] synthase family protein: protein MHTDNRRIVITGVGLAAPNASNLQEYREKLLKGESEISEIDLRYFGKAPAGICSFPETKYRKKKENKKGTRAGCIGVYCAHEALASANLDINEYDVSKVGVYIGLTEHGTVETENEVYNISQYGHDTAYWTHHHNPRTVLNNPAGEITLSLGITGPHYSIGAACAAGNASIIQAVQMMRLGEVDMALAGGISESTGSFGIFASFAAQNALGADEDPKRASKPFDKNRNGIVISEGGCIYVLEYLEKAIERGAKIYGEVVGYAMNSDARDFVLPYGKRQAECMRLALERAGLKPEEIDLINTHATGTKQGDIEECKAVREVFEHSSTTYVNNTKSIIGHAMGAAGVLELAGNLPSFEDNMIHPTINVEELDPECAIDNLVINEAVKADSIKVILNNSFGMLGINSTVIVKKFEKS from the coding sequence ATGCACACAGACAACCGTCGAATCGTCATTACAGGTGTAGGCCTTGCCGCACCGAATGCCTCGAATTTACAGGAATACAGAGAAAAACTACTGAAAGGCGAGAGCGAAATTTCTGAAATTGATCTTCGATATTTCGGTAAGGCGCCCGCTGGTATCTGCTCATTCCCTGAAACCAAATACCGCAAAAAGAAAGAAAACAAAAAGGGTACACGTGCAGGTTGTATTGGAGTCTACTGTGCTCATGAAGCACTCGCCAGCGCTAACCTTGATATCAACGAGTATGATGTTTCAAAGGTAGGAGTATATATCGGCCTCACCGAACACGGCACCGTGGAAACTGAAAATGAGGTATATAATATCAGCCAGTATGGCCACGACACCGCATACTGGACTCATCATCACAATCCACGTACCGTCCTGAACAACCCTGCCGGTGAAATCACCTTGAGTCTTGGCATCACCGGACCTCACTATTCCATCGGTGCAGCCTGCGCTGCCGGAAACGCTTCTATTATTCAGGCCGTACAGATGATGAGGCTTGGCGAGGTTGACATGGCACTTGCAGGTGGCATCTCCGAGTCAACCGGCTCTTTCGGAATTTTTGCCAGCTTTGCGGCCCAGAACGCTTTGGGGGCGGATGAAGACCCTAAACGCGCCTCTAAACCTTTTGATAAAAACAGAAATGGCATTGTTATTTCAGAAGGCGGCTGCATTTATGTTTTGGAATATCTGGAAAAGGCTATTGAGCGTGGTGCTAAAATTTATGGAGAGGTTGTTGGTTACGCAATGAACTCCGATGCTCGCGATTTTGTTCTGCCTTATGGTAAACGTCAGGCAGAATGTATGCGGCTGGCACTTGAGCGGGCAGGCCTCAAACCAGAAGAGATCGACCTGATCAACACCCATGCCACCGGTACCAAGCAGGGTGATATTGAAGAGTGCAAAGCAGTTCGGGAAGTGTTTGAGCACAGCAGCACAACCTATGTAAACAACACCAAATCGATCATCGGGCACGCCATGGGTGCCGCTGGTGTTCTCGAGTTGGCCGGCAACCTGCCAAGTTTTGAAGATAACATGATTCATCCGACCATTAATGTTGAGGAACTCGACCCTGAGTGTGCCATTGACAATCTGGTTATAAACGAAGCTGTCAAGGCGGATTCGATTAAGGTTATCCTCAACAACTCTTTTGGCATGCTAGGTATCAACTCCACCGTTATTGTTAAAAAGTTCGAAAAATCATAG